One Pseudorhodoplanes sinuspersici DNA segment encodes these proteins:
- a CDS encoding TM0106 family RecB-like putative nuclease, giving the protein MRKDGETVHLTASDLVGHLNCRYLTALDLSTARGEIAKPSVWDPVLEVLAERGAQHEKAYIDHLKGKGDEIRLIGGIGVEKDAVNKTVAAMKGGASIVVQAALQDGVWSGRADVLRRVEKPSVFGAWSYEVVDTKLAKETKGGTVLQLSLYSELLASMQKKLPEFSYVVTPETGFEPEIYRTTDYSAYYRRVRRSLEQSVDNGTADDLYPEPNPHCDICRWRRHCDEKRRKDDHLSLVAGISKSQIGELRRHDVGTTATLAEVVLPWPWKPDRGAAQSYEKIREQARLQVKGRTEGKVIHEALPIQPGFGLCCLPEPSPGDIFFDLEGDPFVRGGGLEFLFGYAYQDESGQAQHRAEWSFTRADEKAAFERFVDFVFESLKTYPGLHIYHFAPYEPAALKRLMGRYAAREEEIDRLLRGGVLVDLFAVIRHSIRASVESYSIKKLEPLYEYKRAQDLSDAGKILAKVQACLELGDVQGIEDADRKVVDAYNKDDCLSAWALRDWLEGLRAELLTGGATIDRPEPKSGDASEKLTAWQQRIAPLVQSLTQVAPVDVTDRTPDEHARWLLGNVLDFHGREIKATWWEYFRLSALSAEELLDERAAISGLTFAGNVGGTAKAPIHRYSFPAQETELRGDEDLRAVGGKPFGKVNAISLDDRTVDIKKRQDSASLHPEAIFSHKVIGTEEQAEALVRIAEYVIANGMKGPGRYQAARDLLLFDAPKIGGQPIRNVDETTLSAAVRISPAFEPCVFPIQGPPGAGKTHTGARMICALVATGKKVGITANSHKVIRNLLDEIQRACKQSGKPIQSIQKLSEKADDVPGIRFTTDNAKIFSSLGPDCPVAGGTSWLWARPEAFEALDVLFVDEAAQMSLANVLAVSHAAKTVVLLGDPRQLEQPLQGSHPEGTDVSALKHILGEHATVTADRGLFLEETWRLHPEICSFTSELFYEDRLRSKPGLQQQAIKSQSGVNGSGLRYLAVEHEGNQSASPEEADVIKALVEEILASKATWIGPDGEEAPVALDNILIIAPYNAQVFELQDRLPGARIGTVDKFQGQEAPIVIYSMTTSSHADAPRGMEFLYSANRLNVATSRARCVCILVGSPSLFEAECRTPQQMQLANAFCRYLEMAQAI; this is encoded by the coding sequence ATGCGCAAGGACGGGGAAACGGTCCATCTTACGGCGAGCGACCTGGTGGGGCATCTCAACTGCCGCTACCTGACAGCGCTCGATCTCTCTACCGCGCGCGGCGAGATCGCGAAGCCGTCCGTTTGGGATCCTGTCCTGGAAGTCCTGGCAGAACGCGGTGCGCAGCATGAAAAGGCTTACATCGATCATCTCAAAGGGAAGGGAGATGAGATACGCCTGATCGGCGGAATCGGCGTCGAAAAGGATGCCGTCAATAAGACCGTCGCCGCCATGAAGGGCGGTGCATCCATCGTTGTCCAGGCCGCCCTTCAGGATGGCGTATGGAGCGGGCGGGCTGACGTGCTTCGCCGCGTCGAGAAGCCAAGCGTCTTTGGCGCCTGGTCTTATGAAGTCGTTGACACCAAGCTTGCCAAGGAGACGAAGGGCGGCACAGTCTTGCAGCTTTCATTGTATTCGGAGCTGCTCGCATCGATGCAGAAGAAACTGCCCGAATTCAGCTACGTCGTTACCCCGGAGACAGGCTTCGAGCCGGAAATCTATCGGACGACAGATTATTCGGCTTATTACCGGCGCGTGCGCCGCAGTCTTGAACAGTCGGTCGACAATGGCACGGCCGACGATCTCTATCCCGAACCGAACCCGCACTGCGACATCTGCCGATGGCGGCGACATTGCGATGAGAAGCGACGAAAGGACGATCACCTCTCGCTCGTCGCCGGAATCTCGAAAAGCCAGATTGGCGAATTGAGACGCCATGATGTCGGCACGACCGCGACGCTGGCGGAAGTTGTTCTGCCCTGGCCGTGGAAGCCGGATCGTGGCGCCGCTCAGAGCTACGAGAAAATTCGCGAGCAGGCGCGACTGCAGGTCAAGGGACGGACGGAAGGCAAGGTCATCCATGAGGCCTTGCCGATTCAGCCCGGGTTCGGGCTTTGTTGTCTGCCCGAACCGTCGCCGGGAGACATCTTCTTCGACCTCGAAGGCGATCCCTTCGTGCGGGGCGGCGGGCTCGAATTCTTGTTCGGCTATGCCTATCAGGACGAAAGCGGACAAGCGCAGCATCGCGCGGAATGGTCGTTCACCCGGGCCGATGAAAAAGCTGCTTTTGAACGCTTCGTCGATTTCGTCTTTGAGAGCCTCAAAACATATCCGGGCCTGCACATCTATCACTTCGCGCCGTACGAACCGGCCGCCTTGAAGCGCCTTATGGGCCGATACGCAGCGCGGGAAGAGGAAATCGATCGCTTGCTGCGCGGCGGCGTGCTTGTCGATCTGTTCGCCGTGATCCGCCACAGCATTCGCGCCAGCGTCGAGAGCTATTCCATCAAGAAGCTGGAGCCGCTTTACGAATACAAGCGCGCGCAAGATTTGTCCGACGCCGGAAAGATACTTGCCAAGGTCCAGGCCTGCCTTGAGCTCGGCGATGTGCAGGGCATAGAAGATGCCGATCGCAAGGTCGTCGACGCTTACAACAAGGATGATTGTTTATCGGCATGGGCATTGCGTGATTGGCTCGAAGGATTGCGCGCCGAGCTCCTCACGGGAGGCGCGACAATAGACCGTCCCGAGCCCAAGAGCGGAGACGCAAGCGAAAAGCTCACCGCATGGCAGCAGCGTATTGCTCCGCTCGTCCAAAGCCTGACGCAAGTGGCTCCGGTCGATGTGACGGACCGGACACCGGATGAACATGCACGCTGGCTTCTGGGCAATGTTCTGGATTTCCACGGCCGCGAGATAAAGGCGACCTGGTGGGAGTATTTCCGCTTGTCGGCTCTGTCCGCAGAGGAGTTGCTCGACGAGCGTGCTGCGATCTCCGGCCTGACGTTCGCCGGCAATGTTGGAGGAACAGCAAAAGCGCCTATTCACCGCTACAGCTTCCCGGCGCAGGAAACGGAGCTGCGCGGCGATGAAGATCTGCGTGCGGTCGGAGGGAAGCCGTTTGGCAAAGTTAACGCGATCTCTCTTGACGACCGTACGGTGGACATCAAGAAGCGGCAGGATTCGGCTTCACTGCACCCGGAGGCAATTTTCTCGCATAAGGTGATTGGAACAGAGGAGCAGGCAGAAGCCCTCGTGCGTATCGCCGAATATGTCATCGCAAATGGAATGAAGGGGCCGGGACGCTATCAGGCGGCGCGCGATCTCCTTCTATTCGATGCGCCGAAGATCGGTGGGCAGCCGATCAGAAACGTGGATGAGACGACGCTCAGTGCAGCGGTTCGCATCTCGCCGGCATTCGAGCCTTGTGTGTTTCCCATTCAAGGACCTCCGGGCGCGGGTAAGACGCACACCGGCGCTCGCATGATTTGCGCCCTTGTTGCAACGGGAAAGAAGGTCGGTATCACCGCGAACAGCCATAAAGTCATCCGCAATCTGCTGGATGAGATTCAGCGCGCGTGCAAGCAGAGCGGCAAGCCAATTCAGAGCATCCAGAAGCTATCGGAAAAGGCGGACGACGTTCCCGGCATCCGGTTTACGACCGACAACGCCAAAATCTTCTCTTCGCTCGGGCCCGATTGTCCGGTGGCCGGTGGAACGTCGTGGCTATGGGCTCGCCCGGAAGCTTTCGAAGCCCTTGATGTATTGTTCGTTGATGAGGCGGCGCAGATGTCGCTCGCGAACGTCCTGGCGGTGTCGCACGCGGCAAAGACGGTCGTTCTGCTCGGCGACCCGCGCCAACTCGAACAGCCATTGCAAGGCAGTCACCCGGAAGGAACGGACGTATCGGCGCTCAAGCACATCCTGGGCGAACATGCCACCGTCACTGCCGACCGCGGGCTGTTCCTGGAAGAAACATGGCGGCTGCATCCGGAGATATGTTCGTTCACTTCTGAGCTGTTCTACGAAGACAGGCTGCGGTCGAAACCCGGCCTGCAGCAACAGGCGATCAAATCACAAAGCGGCGTGAATGGCTCTGGCTTGCGCTACCTAGCGGTCGAACATGAAGGCAATCAAAGCGCTAGCCCTGAGGAAGCGGACGTTATCAAGGCCTTGGTCGAAGAGATCCTTGCATCGAAGGCGACATGGATAGGACCGGACGGAGAAGAGGCTCCTGTTGCACTCGACAACATCCTGATTATTGCGCCGTACAACGCGCAAGTGTTCGAATTGCAAGATCGCTTGCCGGGTGCGCGGATCGGCACCGTCGACAAGTTTCAGGGGCAGGAAGCACCGATCGTCATCTATTCAATGACCACATCAAGCCACGCGGACGCGCCGCGCGGTATGGAGTTTCTTTACAGCGCCAACCGCTTGAACGTCGCCACGTCGCGGGCGCGCTGCGTTTGCATCCTTGTCGGCTCGCCGTCGCTGTTCGAAGCGGAATGCCGTACGCCGCAGCAGATGCAGCTTGCGAATGCCTTCTGCCGTTACTTGGAGATGGCGCAGGCAATATGA